In a genomic window of Platichthys flesus chromosome 24, fPlaFle2.1, whole genome shotgun sequence:
- the ostc gene encoding oligosaccharyltransferase complex subunit ostc, with protein sequence METLYSMPFSVLECPNVKLKKPSWLHMPSAMTVYAIVIVSYFLITGGIIYDVIVEPPSVGSMTDEHGHQRPVAFLAYRVNGQYIMEGLASSFLFTMGGLGFIILDRSNAPNIPKLNRFLLLFIGFVSVLLSFFMARVFMRMKLPGYLMG encoded by the exons ATGGAGACTTTATACAGTATGCCGTTCTCTGTGCTCGAGTGTCCCAACGTTAAGCTGAAGAAACCATCATGGCTGCACATGCCGTCCGCCATGACCGTGTACGCGATCGTTATCGTGTCCTACTTTCTCATCACAGGAG GTATCATCTACGATGTTATTGTTGAGCCGCCCAGTGTGGGTTCAATGACGGACGAGCATGGACACCAGCGACCAGTTGCCTTTTTGGCATACAG ggtAAATGGCCAGTATATTATGGAGGGACtggcctccagcttcctcttcacGATGGGAGGGCTGGGCTTCATAATCCTGGACCGCTCCAATGCGCCCAACATTCCCAAGCTCAACCGCTTCCTGTTGCTCTTCATTGGCTTTGTCAGTGtcctcctcagcttcttcaTGGCCAGAGTTTTCATGCGCATGAAGCTGCC aggatACCTCATGGgctaa
- the etnppl gene encoding ethanolamine-phosphate phospho-lyase, protein MAAAVILEKDRTIDLRRKHIGPSCKIFFSHDPIKIVRAKGQYMHDETGRRYLDCINNVAHVGHCHPDVVQAGARQMAQLNTNSRFLHDNLVLYAQRLQATLPEKLSVCYFVNSGSEANDLALRLAWQYRGHKDIITLENAYHGHLSSLIDISPYKFHQLSDAERNPFVHLAPSPDVYRGKYRADHADPATAYADEVKDIIEKVHKKGGKIAAFIAESLQSCGGQVIPPLGFFQQVAKHVRQAGGLIIADEVQVGFGRVGTHFWAFQLQGDDFVPDIVTMGKPIGNGHPMSCVVTTKEVAEAFTTSGMEYFNTFGGNPVSCAIGLAVLDVIKKEDLQGNALRVGRYLINLLQQQKEKHPLIGDIRGLGLFVGVELVRDRLKLTPATAEAQEVIYKLKEDYILLSADGPHRNVLKIKPPMCFTTEDADLVVEKMDHILTELEAALGLKLSTAVNTENEWRKDSMSSCRPMRTDTGITVT, encoded by the exons ATGGCCGCTGCGGTGATACTCGAGAAAGATCGGACGATAGACCTGCGGAGGAAGCACATCGG GCCGTCTTGCAAGATCTTCTTTAGCCATGACCCGATCAAGATTGTGCGAGCCAAAGGCCAGTACATGCATGATGAAACGGGGCGTCGCTACCTGGATTGCATCAACAATGTGGCTCATG tgGGCCACTGTCACCCGGACGTGGTGCAGGCGGGAGCTCGGCAGATGGCACAGCTCAACACCAACTCACGTTTCTTGCACGACAACCTGGTGTTGTACGCGCAGAGGCTGCAGGCCACGTTGCCTGAGAAGCTGTCTGTGTGCTATTTTGTCAACTCCGG CTCCGAAGCCAATGACCTAGCCCTTCGACTAGCATGGCAGTACAGAGGCCACAAAGACATCATCACGTTGGAAAA tgcTTACCATGGCCACCTCTCATCGCTCATCGACATCAGTCCCTACAAGTTCCACCAGCTGTCGGATGCTGAACGCAATCCATTTGTCCATTTG GCTCCGAGCCCAGATGTGTACAGAGGCAAGTACAGGGCCGACCACGCTGATCCTGCAACAGCATATGCAGATGAGGTCAAAGACATAATCGAGAAAGTTCACAAGAAAGGAGGCAAG ATTGCCGCTTTTATTGCTGAGTCATTGCAGAGTTGCGGCGGGCAGGTTATTCCCCCCTTGGGCTTCTTCCAGCAAGTGGCAAA ACACGTCCGTCAGGCGGGGGGCCTCATCATCGCCGACGAGGTCCAGGTGGGCTTTGGGCGCGTCGGCACCCACTTCTGGGCCTTCCAGCTTCAGGGGGACGACTTCGTGCCCGACATCGTCACCATGGGGAAGCCCATCGGCAACGGCCACCCCATGTCCTGCGTGGTGACGACCAAAGAGGTGGCGGAGGCCTTCACGACGTCCGGGATGGAGTACTTCAACACG TTTGGCGGTAACCCAGTGTCGTGCGCCATCGGCCTGGCCGTCCTGGACGTGATCAAGAAGGAGGATCTCCAGGGCAATGCGCTACGTGTGGGCCGATACCTGATCAATCTGCTGCAacagcagaaagaaaagcaTCCACTGATCGGAGATATCAG AGGCCTTGGCCTTTTTGTCGGGGTGGAGCTCGTGAGGGACAGGTTGAAGCTCACTCCTGCTACGGCTGAGGCTCAAGAGGTCATATATAA GCTGAAGGAAGACTACATCCTCCTCAGCGCTGACGGACCCCATCGCAATGTGCTCAAGATTAAACCCCCCATGTGCTTCACCACAGAGGACGCTGACCTGGTTGTCGAGAAAATGGACCACATTCTCACGG AGCTTGAGGCAGCTTTAGGTTTGAAGTTGTCGACCGCGGTGAACACAGAGAATGAATGGAGAAAG GATTCTATGTCAAGCTGCCGACCAATGAGAACGGACACCGGTATCACAGTGACTTAG